In Formosa haliotis, the sequence GGTTTAACAGAACCTAATGTAGGAAGTGGCGTTGCTGGTGGTATGGAAACCACATGTAAAAAAGTGGGTGATGAATGGATTTTAAACGGACAAAAGAAATGGATTGGAAATGCCACTTTTGCCGATGTTATTATAATCTGGGCAAGAGATGTAGATAGTAATCAGGCGAAAGGCTTTTTAGTTCGAAAAGGAAATCCAGGTTATAAAGCGGAGAAAATTGAAGATAAAATGGCCTTAAGAACGGTACAAAATGCCTTAATTACAATTACAGATTGTAAAGTGCCCGAATCGGATAGGTTACAAAAAGCAAATTCATTTCGAGATACAGCAAAAGTATTAAGAATGACTAGGGCTGGCGTAGCTTGGCAAGCTTTAGGTTGTGCTCGAGGTGCCTATGAGAGTGCATTAAAATATACCAAGAAACGGGAACAATTTGGGAAACCTATTGCTAAATTTCAGCTGATTCAAAATCATTTGGTTGAAATGTTAGCAAACTTAACTGCAATGAAAGCGATGGTATATCGTCTTTCAGAATTACAAGATCAAGGACTTTTAACAGACGAACATGCGTCGCTTGCTAAAGTGTTTTGTTCTATGCGAACTCGAGATGTAGTAAGTCGTGCGCGAGAGGTAATGGGCGGAAATGGAATATTATTGGAATATGATGTAGCGCGCTTTGTAGCCGATGCAGAAGCCATATATTCTTATGAAGGCACCAAAGAAATAAATACTCTAATAGTTGGAAGGGCGATAACAGGTTATAGTGCCTTTGTGTAATGGTATTTAAAATTTATCTCTAAAAAAGATATTTGCATTACAACTTTCAATTAACATGGGCATCATATTTAAATCTTAGAAATAGATCTTTTAACAGTTAAACCATGCAGAATAATTGAAATTAAAATGACTAAAGATATAATAGAAAATAGCTGGTCGGTATTCTCAAATTCACCATTTTTAATGGCATAGGTTAAATAAAAAACAGAGCCTATGCCTCTAATTCCGAAAAAAGATATGGCTAATTTTTTCTTTAAATCTAAACCAGAATGTGTTAGTGCAACATAACCTAATACAGGTCTTGCTACTAAAACTAAACAAAAACAAAATAGCACTAATTTAAGATCGAGGAAATTTAAGATACCACCCATTATAGATCCTCCAAAAAAGACCATCCAAAAGATGATAAGAAATTTTTCAACATTGGTAATGAATGCTAAACTGGGTTCGTAATTATTACTTTCACCATGTATATGCGCATGATAATGTGCAAAAAGGCCAGTAAAAAACACACTGATAAATCCATAAGAGCTCATAAGCTCAGCTAAGCCATAAGACACTAATGTTAGCGAAATGGCGACAAAAGCTTGATGAATTTTGCTTTCTCTTTTT encodes:
- a CDS encoding acyl-CoA dehydrogenase family protein; amino-acid sequence: MEFFKKIKQITHLMKQVDFAELNKISEKIDLPKIMKSVGELDDTQLKGLTKLLTEKAKKGQRQLPPIDGDFYDYDLKLTQDQREIQMKVRNFMETEVEPIANDYWNRAEFPMEIIPKLAKLNITGVAYVGYGCPNLSFVMEGIIAEEISRVDVSISTFFGVHSGLAMGSIYLCGSEEQKQEWLPKMQKMESIGAFGLTEPNVGSGVAGGMETTCKKVGDEWILNGQKKWIGNATFADVIIIWARDVDSNQAKGFLVRKGNPGYKAEKIEDKMALRTVQNALITITDCKVPESDRLQKANSFRDTAKVLRMTRAGVAWQALGCARGAYESALKYTKKREQFGKPIAKFQLIQNHLVEMLANLTAMKAMVYRLSELQDQGLLTDEHASLAKVFCSMRTRDVVSRAREVMGGNGILLEYDVARFVADAEAIYSYEGTKEINTLIVGRAITGYSAFV